The DNA region aagaaaaatgttttaatgatttttgcacattttgactGTTAGTAATTTTGCTCAAAACAGCTTTATTGGTGAAATCATATAGGAACTATGACGTATGTCCTCCAGGGAAGCTGatctgcaaaaatattaataattatttgccAGAGTTTCTCTTAttgaggaggtcattaagcttTTCACTCAGGTGTATTAGTGCCACAACACTGGCCCTGTAGGTCTGGAGATGAACAAACCAATAGTTTTGTTGGACTAGAGACCATTTTTTGATGGCCTCTTAGATTATGTCTGTGCCTCTATGGaaattattttcccaagttCTACAAATGTAGAACGTTTGAAAACCACATGagggtgaaatatttttattttaccctcACACAACAAACCTTTGCTTTTTCTAAAGGGCAGATTGGTATTCAAGTgagtgaaaaaaagttttgtttgtttaaatgaagAATGTAGTTTGTCAGAAAGttcagtgtgaaaaacaaggaaatgctGGCTAAACTCAGATCTATGCTGAGATAATCTGCACAGATTGACTCTGACTATGTCAGCTTGCTTGTTCACAAAGCCATGGATGATTTAaagattaatataaaatgtacctttttgtttgttaatgtgtctgttttctgtttcactatagttttctttcttttacattttacagagctttattgtggaaaaacaatactttatttggattttcagAGATACGTCATTGTTAAGACAATACtcatctgtttctttctctgtttaaatCATTATTAAATTTGCTGTTCCAAGTTGATTACCTGGTTACATTAGACTTAATTGTTCAGGGCATGTTAGTGTTATTacttttctctgttattttaaactaatttaactATCTTCTATAGATTTTATAagcctctaaataaaatatgtgttcTGTCCTTCCAGCTTCTTTAGCTTTCTGTTTGGATCTTCCAACTATTTCACTGCAACAAATGAAACAGCTTCACCAGatattattttggtaaattatatCTTGTGATAAGAAGAGGTTTGTGGGTTTATTTAAAGAGATGttctttttatcatatttatctTTGAATCATATTTATGCTCCAACATGTTCAAGGTTATCACTCTGGCTTTGTAGTAGCAGATGAGCCCAACAATCCAGCCTCTAATCCAGTTTGACTCcaagatatttaaatgtttctcatgataaaaaaaaatgtttgactatttttgtcttttctacaATTCATAATGAcccaatttattttgttttcttcaaggtTGTTCTCACACCACTGATTTAAGCATTTTGCCAATTTTGCACAAAGTTTCTTGTTCACCTCTGATAGACCCAGAAAGCTGcaaaataatctgaatatttCTACAGATGACTGGACTCTGACTTTTACTAGAAGTTTGACATTGAGTGAAAACACTCAGAGTACaatctcctctgctgctcctgtgCTGCTGATGACCTGCTTACATGACTTTTTAGTCTCACAAATTATAATATTGGCAATAgacttttgatttaaaaaaaaagccttaatgCAAAGTGAATTTCTATGAACTCTAGTGTTGTTAAATACTGGtgcataaaatgacatttctctgctttgttgcctgataacttttgttttaaaactatgCTCATCCTCATTCTTGTACTGTCAGATGCTGGTAACTGATTGCCAGACCCACCTCAAATACCTATAAACATGCAGTACTTCTTAAGATTGTGTGATAAGACAATTTGTTTGTAAGTTGATTATAATGACCCAATGTGTCAGTTAAATAGAGTGAATAAACTGAATATGTGATTTGCACTTTCAGACGTCTGGACATTTTACCAGATGAACCAgatttgtttcttctgttcCTCTAATTTTCACCGACTTGCTGATGACCTGCTTACATGACTTTTTAGTCTCACAAATTATAATATTGGCAATAGacttttgatataaaaaaacGTTAATGCAAAGTGAATTTCTATTAACTCTGGTGTTGTTAAATACTGGTGCATAAAAcgacatttctttgttttcttgcctgacaacttttgttttcaaattatgcTCATCCTCATTCCTGTACTGTCAGATGCTGGTAACTGTTTGCCACACCCACCTCAAATGCCTATAAACATGCAGTACTTCTCAAGATTTTGTTAAGGTGTGCTTTGCAGTTTTTAGGTTATTAGCTTGTATAAGTTGTGAAATGCATTCATAGTGTTTGGATTTAGAAGATATTATCTggatactttatttttttctcaagctTTTACTGATGGATTTCAGGCTCATCCTGTTTGGGCTCACAGGTTGGTATCTTATTCTGGCTTCtaataatcttttttcttttagttattttttcacAATGAGAAACTGAGACAGAGAGGAAATGTAAGGCAAAAGTTAAAATCAAGTTGTGTTAAAAATTTGTGTTACACATTTGTGTTAACACAAATGTGTAACACTTAAAAGCTTCTTCAGAGACCTGATTCACACAGTTTTATCTTGCAGTTATGATTTGTGTTAAGTGTGATAAGACAATGTGTTTGTAAGTTGATTATAATGGCACAATGTGTCTGTTAAATTGAGTCAATAAACTGAATATGTCATTAGCACGTTCAGGCGTCTGGAAATTTTACCAGATGAACCAgatttgtttcttctgttcCTCTGATTTTGACCGActtgtttccatttttccaGGATGTCACTTAAATAAGTAGTgtgtttaaaatacattcacagGTTTACCTCCTTATAACACTAACATTGGTTTACAAATGTTAAAGTTATAAAGCATCCTCAGCTGAGGTTTCTCTAATAGTTTAACATTACAGTAGTCTTAGTTAACTTGGAGACAActacaaaaaaactatttctctttcattattctggcatttaaaaaaaaaagatttgtaatacattgtatgtaaatatctagtTCTAATTGTAtacattcttttgttttagataaaaaaaataatgttttaataatttttgcacattttgactGTTAGTAGTTTTGTTCCAAAACTATGGGATTccatttgtgtcaaaaataagTAGAAGTTATATGTGTAGATGCTGTTGGTCTGTGTCATTGCTATGTGACTTTGGTTGTCATGTAGTACGGGGCGCTGTTCTTGGTCTTGACTTGATCTCGACTTCCCTCTGTCTTAGTCTCGACTTTCTCTTTGACCCTGTAAGTCCTGGTCTTGTCTTGGTATCAATGCAcactggtcttggtcttgacttgaTCTCGGTTTAGATTGTCTTGACTATTACACTGCAAACCAGCTATGAAGGTTACTTTGTGGTTCCTTCATGTTTACCAagttcaataaatataaatccttTTAAACTACACAAATCATGGATattgcattaaaacaaattctagAAAGGTTTTAGGATAAACAAATTGTAGATCTGAATGTCAACATTGTCAGTGATTCTCGCTGAAGAAAACTTAACTCTCCACATCTTGTCATTTGGATacactaataataattaaatgctttaaatcactatttttgctaacattttccacagaaaGAACACTTGGAATAAATAAGGAAGATGAATGCAATGCCTGTAATGCAATGCTGTTaaagtttaattggttttatttcaggtgCCCTGCTCAGTGTTGCCTGTGCCCAAAGCCATCAGTACTACTTTGTGAATACTTCACTTAATTGGACAGAAGCTCAGAGCGTCTGCAGACGGGACTACACTGATCTGGCCACCATTGAAAGCTCAGCTGATGTTGATGATTTTTTAAGGACCACCTCCAATAATACAGGTgggtttttaatttgaaaatgggTGAACAACACATGTATACTCACAAACCCCACATTTCAAGCACTTTGAAtggccttgttgctgaaaatgtgctaaataaataaaactaccttatattatgttttcatatcAGTGAAAGTTTTATCATATGAGTATAAACATGCTTCACTGCAgctttttaatgtaataaactttgttttattattttaggcAAGGCCTGGATAGGTCTTTATGATGACACAATAAACAGCTGGAAATGGTCCCTAAATGACAGCAGCTTCTACAGTCCTGGAGAATATTCATTTAGGGACTGGGGACCTGGCCAACCTGATAATAATTTTGGACAACAGCATTGTGTTAGATTTTACAGTTCTAGTTATCTCTCTCTGGGCCAATGGGATGATATTGGGTGCACAGAGACAATGCAATTTGTGTGCTATAATGGTAAgagtgttatatatatatatatatatatatatatatatatatatatactgtatattgcaGTTATATATTtgaaagattattattattttcttttggttttcttattCTACTTTTTGTGTATATATTTACAGGTACAGTAGGTGGATCACCATCCTATGTTTTGAGTAACATTTCACTAAACTGGACAGAAGCTCAGAAATTCTGCCGTGCCAATTATGTTGACCTGGCCAGGTAAATAACAAGACGATATCTTAAAGCAAATACTGCATTAATTCATGATAATCTATAGAGAGAGGGATTGTAGTTCATGAATTCCAGATGTTTTCCTCTGGGTTTTAGTCTTGTACTTTAAGAAGTTAATGTATGGTTATTCTTTCTCTTTGTAGACACTTGGTCCTGGTTTATTTTGGCACTAAGAAAAATGCGCCGTTTCTTTCTGTCaactattttccattttcttcctgttgctgAGTTGTTGTTGGTAACTCATCTTTTGTCATACTTTGCTCCCTCTTTTCGTGTATCAGTCattcttataaatatttttttcaccgGTTTTTTCTAAAGCCTGTTTGTTGAACTTGtgcttttctttagaaaaagcacaaatgaaACACCGCTGTTGAATTTCTCACTACCTGTAAgtttttgatattatatttCAGTTTAGGCGATGTGGTAGTGCATGGTGTAGTGGGAAAGAGGGCTGCCCATATacatattcatattcatttcCTTGAAGCAGTTGCCAAGGATTTGAATTTCGATCTCAGGATTTCTGATTCTTGTGTTCCAACTAGGGCTGGGCGATGTATCGAGAACATCGCGATATTTTCAATTTACGATAGTTAAAATGGCTATATCGCAACCATCGAGCTTAAATTGtcgtttaaataataaacattcgCCGTCAAAATTCACTGCGAGTGTGGTTTATCCGACACTCTGTGAATGCATCACTAGTCCCTCCCCTCCCACCCAACCTGAAATTTTTTTCCCAATCATGCTGCacggagaaaacaaacaatatggCGACAGCGAGAGTTTGAGGCGAGCGGCTGAATGAGACAGTAACTGAAGAGGAATCAGATGAATTTGTTTAGTTCTGAAGAGAAACAGCGCTGAATCAATAATTTGGCAGTGATATATGGAGGATGTCGAACAAAATTAGGTATTTTGCGAAACATGTTATAGAGCTATAGCCACCAAAGGCTGTTCCACAAATTTATTTCACCGCCTAATGAGACTGTTCTTTACATGCCGTTCATAGCCGGTAGAACTGGTCCGTTACAGTGAATCCTGGAGATGTAGGTAGGATTCATTTAATGCTATGCGATaggaaaaataactcaaaatcattcttttgtttttctctcgcTCTTTTTTCTCGATCTCTGTaaactcgttgccatagcaactgacaacaacgcaaCTTTATGTATCAGGATTCAGCACTAAAACCACTCAAGCATTTCCCCCACatagagcagaacattcagtttctTACAGTTTTATGCTTTTAGACTTGATGTGtattttactattattaataagtgatccctgtggtagattagccaccgctgctattagccatgctaacacagcggtggttgatgagctaatttaaacacctgctttactgatgatctgtcactTTGTGTGTAGGtcgcctttttttatttttaagctgaatCAAAACACACCttattccacagcacatctatttgttaagtttgtcaaagtcaagcatAAATTATCTACTTCTCTCtcaattgttatttttttcttagttaaaatttatttatcacCTTGTTATCTAGTCATACCCTGGTGAAAAATGTATGTACGaagtatgttaaattttaacatacttGAGCTTACTTTAAGTCAGACTAATCATGAGTATACTTCAAGTTCACTTaggaaaatgtcacaaaaatgtgacattttagaACAACAAATTTTGTGCTTAGTGTATTTTAATactatttaaattgttttaaagtacaatttaaagtgtactaagcaTTCTTCAACTTACCATTTTTTGGACAACTTAAGTCAACTTAACTCTGCCTACCTACCGCCTATGACTTTCATTTCCATGGAGGCGTGAAttcttttgaagtttttttatcttttacccTATTGCTAATCTTTGTAAGTGACGTATGTAGTGTGCCAGTTCGttgctatgaagcttaccggaaattgtcTCCGTTGTAAACAGCCATCATACATTGTGAAGAGACAAGGGTCCAGCAAAACAAggtggctgttaatgttaattcagtaTTAGGAAggaccaacatggactgaacagCTTCGTTCACTTtctccgctgccattgctaaaactacaggcagactacaattttaaaacagcgCAAGATAATCAACATCATTGTTCACAATTTCTTCTGTTGGCTAATTTGGCCTGGTAGAAATTCTACTAGAAGGAATCCAAgtgagaaagcccagactgtatCATAGCAAAAAGGATGATATTCtccattttacatatttattataaataacagCTGTAtattttagtctagatttaataGCTGAAGCAAAAACCAAACACTgcattttttcaattttaagttttttgttttgttttgttttctcatttaggtactaaatactgaaaaaaaacacaataattgtttttggttttgaaaaagaaaaatcaaaggaaaCCCAACACAGATTATTTTCCTTGTGTCCTGTATTTAATATGATTGTTTATTAACACTGTTTTTCCTTGCCAGTGTAcgaaatcagacagaaaatgaaatcatcagAACCCTAATAGGTGCCAGCAATGTTTGGATTGGACTGTATCGGGAAAAGCTGTGGTCTGATGGAAGCACCTCTCTGTTTCGAAACTGGGCGGATGGCGAACCCAATGAGCCCTCTGGGGATCAGTGTGTTGCTGGATCATTTAGTGACTCTGGAAGATGGTCGGATGAAGATTGCAGCCTGAGTTTGCCATTTGTCTGCTACAAACCAAGTAATGTAtctcatttttgctgtttcagAAATAATCCATAATTTTACACAACACATGTTTGTGGTGTCATTTTCTGCAGATCCCTCAACTACAGTCTCTAAGCACACTACATTatgcaacacagaaacaataaacatttttgaaggctttgcttttgttaaacaagcaaaaatatatataacccCCAACTatgctgtgaaacaaaatgCTTTCTTCTTGTTTAATATGCTGTGACGTTTTGTATTGTCTTTATCTTAGTCCCACCAAATGCAGAAGGCTTTACAGCTTCATCACAAAATGAGAGCAGCATCACTCTGCAGTGgaataaaatcaacatcaaCACCAGCTTTGTTCTCCAGTTTAATGGTGTGGAAACATTCATCAATGCACCAGATGGAGATGGACCAGTGACTCACACAGTCTCATCTCTCACTCCTGGAACAAACTATACATTCACTCTCTTCTCTGTTCTTGACAATGTCAGGAGCAGCGGAGTCAGTATTACTGCATTTACTGGTAAGACTTTACATTTCATTAAGAAAGGGAAACTTTTTTAACACCAAAATTCTGTTAGTCTGCAGTCCATTGGTTGGTCATTGAACAAGACCCCTCTGctatataaaaatttaaaagactCAGTAGTGCAGGGTAAAGCACAACTGTCACAGGTTCAAGTCCTGGTCTGGTGACcattgccacatgtcttccccatTTCTCATAACCCAGGTTTCTGTTCAAAGTTGTTATAGCCataagaaattactcaaaaatctGCTATATAGCAACTAATTAAAGAGTCTCATCTGAAGGTCaacaaagtaaagaaacatGTTTAGTGGTCATTAAATTTCCTAATAGgatcaacattttcaaacataaagGGAATGCgagatgtttctgttctttgtccTGAGTAGGATTTGTTTAGTCCATGTAGAGAGAGCGACTGTAAATGGAAAGCAACATGTAGCTGTCAGGCTGTCACAGGTAGATTTACTGATGAAAAGGATTTaaaagatattattttatttattagttgtaTCATGCCTACTAAAAATCTGCTAAAACCAAGACTTA from Xiphophorus maculatus strain JP 163 A chromosome 14, X_maculatus-5.0-male, whole genome shotgun sequence includes:
- the LOC111610916 gene encoding C-type mannose receptor 2-like; translation: MDFRLILFGLTGALLSVACAQSHQYYFVNTSLNWTEAQSVCRRDYTDLATIESSADVDDFLRTTSNNTGKAWIGLYDDTINSWKWSLNDSSFYSPGEYSFRDWGPGQPDNNFGQQHCVRFYSSSYLSLGQWDDIGCTETMQFVCYNGTVGGSPSYVLSNISLNWTEAQKFCRANYVDLASVRNQTENEIIRTLIGASNVWIGLYREKLWSDGSTSLFRNWADGEPNEPSGDQCVAGSFSDSGRWSDEDCSLSLPFVCYKPIPPNAEGFTASSQNESSITLQWNKININTSFVLQFNGVETFINAPDGDGPVTHTVSSLTPGTNYTFTLFSVLDNVRSSGVSITAFTA